A section of the Girardinichthys multiradiatus isolate DD_20200921_A chromosome 5, DD_fGirMul_XY1, whole genome shotgun sequence genome encodes:
- the LOC124868214 gene encoding calpain-2 catalytic subunit-like, which translates to MSGVASTLAKKRALAAGFGTNSNAVQYLNQNFEGLRAQCRSSGQLFCDPTFPAEPQSLGFKELGRNSAKIRGVIWKRPTELVSNPEFIVGGATRTDICQGALGDCWLLAAIASLTMNEYVMARVVPTNQGFGDDYAGIFHFQFWQFGEWVDVVIDDRLPVKDGQLLFVHSAEGREFWSALLEKAYAKVNGCYEALSGGSTTEGFEDFTGGIAENYDLNQPPSNLFQIIKKALEAGALLGCSIDITSAADSEAVTRQKLVKGHAYSLTGAVEVNYRGRQEKLVRMRNPWGQVEWTGAWSDGSSEWSNVQGECPHANAEDGEFWMSFNDFLRHYSRIEVCTLTPDTIEDESVKHWSMSKFDGTWRRGSTAGGCRNHPYTFWMNPQFVIKLDEEDDDPDDGEVGCSFVVGLIQKNRRKLRTQGEDMHTIGFAIYEVPQQFRGQRDVHLDKNFFLTHAQTAKSETFINLREVSSRFKLPPGEYLIVPSTFDPNLNGDFCIRVFSEKQTETLPCDDPVSAELSDEVVSDEDVDSGFRNLFSKLAGADMEISAYELRTIMNKIVAKRTDIKTDGFSLETCRIMVNLMDDSGNGKLGLGEFATLWKKVQRYLSIYKQNDTDNSGTMSTPEMRVAFKDAGFTLNNTIYQLLVARYSDPDMTIDFDNFVACLMRLEMMFRIFKKLDADQNGSIELDYNQWLNFAMI; encoded by the exons ATGTCCGGGGTTGCCTCCACTCTGGCCAAGAAGCGGGCTCTTGCCGCCGGGTTCGGCACCAACTCAAACGCGGTTCAGTACTTGAACCAGAACTTTGAGGGCCTACGCGCTCAGTGCCGCTCCTCCGGACAACTGTTCTGCGACCCCACCTTCCCGGCCGAACCACAATCTCTGGGCTTCAAGGAATTGGGTCGGAACTCTGCCAAGATCCGCGGAGTCATTTGGAAGAGACCGACG GAGCTGGTCTCAAACCCGGAGTTTATCGTGGGCGGAGCCACCAGAACCGACATCTGTCAGGGAGCACTGG GTGACTGCTGGCTGTTAGCCGCCATCGCCTCTCTGACCATGAACGAGTACGTGATGGCTCGAGTCGTTCCCACAAACCAGGGATTTGGAGATGACTATGCAGGAATCTTCCATTTCCAG tTCTGGCAGTTTGGAGAGTGGGTGGACGTGGTGATTGACGACCGCCTGCCTGTTAAAGACGGACAACTGCTGTTTGTCCACTCAGCAGAAGGCCGGGAATTCTGGAGTGCCCTTCTGGAGAAAGCCTACGCCAA GGTGAATGGATGCTATGAAGCACTGTCTGGTGGTTCTACCACTGAGGGCTTCGAGGATTTCACTGGAGGCATTGCAGAGAACTACGACCTCAACCAGCcaccatcaaacctgttccaGATTATCAAAAAGGCTCTGGAGGCTGGAGCTCTGCTAGGCTGCTCCATCGAC ATCACCAGTGCTGCAGACTCTGAGGCTGTGACCCGTCAGAAGCTGGTGAAAGGCCATGCCTACTCACTGACGGGTGCTGTGGAG GTGAACTACCGTGGGCGCCAGGAGAAGCTAGTGAGGATGAGGAACCCCTGGGGTCAGGTGGAGTGGACTGGAGCTTGGAGCGATGG GTCATCTGAGTGGAGCAACGTTCAGGGCGAGTGTCCTCACGCCAACGCAGAGGATGGAGAGTTCTG GATGTCCTTCAACGACTTCCTGCGGCACTACTCCCGTATAGAGGTGTGCACTCTGACCCCTGATACAATTGAAGACGAATCTGTCAAACACTGGAGCATGAGCAAGTTCGACGGCACCTGGAGGAGAGGGTCCACGGCCGGAGGCTGCAGGAACCACCCCT ACACATTCTGGATGAACCCTCAATTTGTGATCAAGCTGGATGAGGAAGATGATGACCCTGATGATGGTGAAGTGGGCTGCAGCTTTGTGGTTGGTCTGATCCAGAAGAACCGCAGGAAGCTGCGCACCCAGGGCGAGGACATGCATACCATTGGTTTTGCCATCTACGAG gTTCCACAGCAG TTCCGGGGACAGAGGGACGTCCACCTGGATAAAAACTTCTTCTTGACCCATGCTCAGACGGCGAAGTCGGAAACCTTCATCAACCTGCGGGAGGTGAGCTCCCGCTTCAAACTGCCACCTGGAGAGTACCTGATTGTCCCATCCACCTTCGATCCAAATCTGAATGGGGATTTCTGCATCCGAGTCTTCTCCGAGAAGCAGACAGAGACCTT gCCCTGTGACGACCCGGTCAGCGCAGAGCTCAGTGAC GAGGTGGTTTCAGATGAAGATGTGGATTCAGGGTTCAGGAACCTGTTCTCTAAACTTGCTGGAGCT GACATGGAGATCTCTGCATACGAGCTGAGGACCATCATGAACAAGATTGTTGCCAAAC GAACTGACATCAAAACAGACGGATTCAGCCTAGAAACCTGCAGGATCATGGTCAACCTGATGGAT GACAGTGGGAACGGGAAGCTGGGTCTTGGAGAGTTTGCCAcactgtggaagaaggtgcagAGATACTTG TCGATCTATAAGCAGAATGACACGGATAACTCTGGAACGATGAGCACTCCAGAGATGAGGGTGGCCTTTAAAGATGCAg GTTTCACCCTCAATAACACCATCTACCAGCTACTGGTGGCTCGATACTCCGACCCAGACATGACCATCGACTTTGACAACTTTGTGGCTTGTCTGATGAGGCTGGAGATGATGTTCA gAATCTTCAAGAAACTGGACGCCGACCAGAACGGCTCCATTGAGCTCGACTATAACCAG TGGTTAAACTTCGCCATGATCTGA